Part of the Pelmatolapia mariae isolate MD_Pm_ZW linkage group LG3_W, Pm_UMD_F_2, whole genome shotgun sequence genome is shown below.
TCactgcagtctgcagttaagCTTATCTTTCTGCTTGTGTTACCTGACATATACTGATGCTTCCTGCAGTGGCGTGTGGGTGGTCTGACGTGACTTGACGTAGTTGTTTATTGgccctgttttattttcattcagacATCTGTTGTTGCTCATTTTCTTGTGTGTGATTATACCAGCCGAGTGCATTTTACTTGTTTGAAGTCCCCGGACTAACCTGGACTGTCTCAGATTTCAAAGTTTTGAATGTGGTGGTGCAGTGAACCGAGAAAAAGGCAAAGAGCTGATAGCCAGAGGCTCTGAGGCTGACACAGATGTTGGATATGGGAACTGTTTAAACTGAGTTTTATGTTGTAGAGTACCTATGGCAGAATAAAttataatacagaaaaatatgtATAATATGACTGAATCATAGTTGTTGCAGCATTAATATGTGTATCCTTTTAATGTATGGAAATTGTATTCAGTTATGCTGCTCGGTGGTTTTATCTATATCAGCAGACTTACAActaaaagtgtaaaataatgAATTAAAGTTTCAGATTGCGTGGGGTGCGGTGTCACTCTGTACTCTGCTCTTTGGGTGCGCccctgcttttttctttctgtgaggaaaatgtatttagaagtatatatttatatttaagttTATATTTCGTTCTGTTGCTTGCTTTTGAGCTTTAATTTGGAAAGGTGCTTAACTTAATACACATGCAGCTGTTtgagagtgaaaataaaagCGTCCGTTTCTGAAACATGAGCACAGTGATGTGCTCAGTGTTTATGATCCAAGCGCCTGCAGATACTTTTATTACTTACTTTTCTGACAGTTACGTCACTGTTAGACGTTATGACCTCTGCTAACTGCCAGGCGTATTTCACAGTGTAAAAGAAGAAATGCTGTCAGCTCAGTCCTCTCacctgctttgtttttgtttttctctgcaggAGGTCCGATTGCAGAACACAAGGACACGCATGTTTTAATTATGATTACTGTTGCAGTTGTAAGTTGTCTTATTGTTGGTGTTTGTGTTGCTGTATTTTTTCACAGAAAACGGCAATCATCAACACACGGCAACTCTTACGAACATCCATCTGAAATGTTAAACAGTTGATCTGAAATGTTTGAGACGACGTGTGAAGCATTGTTATTTAGCGAGCAGACAGCATAAACAAAGCTTCTGTTGACGGCACTCATCTCACAGCAACAAGGGTTCGATGCACCGCTCCTCTGATCTCGAGTCACGTTCGGGAGTCATGTTCACCTAACAACCATTAAAAGTAACACTACATCAGTACTGTGGCTACAACAAGCTTTTCATAGACTttaaatctgtttatttttcttctccttttaaGCTGTAACTTTATTCTGTGCAGTTTTCTGCAGAGCTTGATTTTACTGTGAGAACAGACAGCAGGTGGGTGTAGTGGAGCTTTTAGCAAGTAGAGAGGTGGAGGAGACGAGTAGATCAGTTTATGTAAGCTCTGATTAGACGGGGCATTAAAATGGGGCCACAGTAGCATAGTTTGCAAGTTCTCTCAGTTAGTTAAGCACTTTATtaacttctttaagtttttatGTTGCActtttaaacactttatttatttctgtttgtggCAACTGCAGCCAATCAGCCACCCTCCTGCTTTCTGTCCATTAGATAAAAATAATGAATCAACGTAATTTAATATGTGATTCtgattttaaataatatttatttaaaaaacctaCAAACCATTATCATAAtggttttattgtgttattatATGAGTTGTGGAAAGTTCTGAGTTGGATCTGTAAATATCAGAAACCTTATTAGTGATTTAAATTCAGCTGATCTCACGTTCAGATCACACTGCTGTTTTTAGACTTCTGTCATGTCGTCTTGTTCTTGTTCCTCTGTGCAAAATACACAGTTgatctttcagtgtttttaattttcaggaCTTGACATGAGCATTAATCGGGTGAATAGGGAGGATTTTCAATCTGAAGACTTTTTAACACAATCTGAGTCAGTTGGTGCTTTCAGCCCCTGACAGTTCAGCTCGTTTCCTGTTCTGATGCCTCAGGATCTCACCCTTTCTCCTGATCTGCATCCTTGCCTGTTGTTCTGCCTTCAGGCATTGAAACTCATCAGAAAACTGCTCAGTCGTGAAGTTCAGGTTGGTTTTAAATCTAATTTGTTTGTCATTTGTACGTTTGAGGTGTGTGGTGAGGCTGCAGAGCACTCTGTGGCAGAAGTCACTGGGACTTCCTCTGAGATCTAAAAGCAGCAGCTGCTCTGAAAACATTAGAGGTTTCTGATTTTTATCGATCCGTTCTCAGAACTTTTCAGAGTGTACTCAATGTTAAtgtttcacttgttttttgttttgttacccACAACTGATCACACCACTGTCAGTATAAATGTTGTGGATCCAATCTGACTGTGACAGAGTGATGAGCCAAGTTCATTGTAAATATCCACTGtcaaaaaaagagaataaaaaggATATTTGAAGATCAAAAGGGGGAGAGTGCaatgaataaaatgaaagtGGAAGAAGACAGACCGATGTTCAAAACTAAAACCTGAATAAATGAAAGTGAGCAGGACAAGAGGTCATATCAGGAATTTTAAGGCGGTATGAAAGCCCGTGGAGGGAAATGGAGCctcactctgtttttttttttaatgttttgttatgTTATGTGGCTCAAATTAGGAGATGATACATATTTTCTATGTATTCGTATGTATGCATGTGAACATGTTCATTTCTCTGtaccatttttatatttctccTTTGTTTGTTGTGACATAATATTATGatatttattgttgttgatCTGTGCTGAtcacagaaataaaatgagcCTCACGCATCACATGTAACAGAGTgaagggtttgtttgtttggtcttATTTCCTCTGAGGCCTTTTTTCTCTGATTAAAGTAAAAATTGGGAAATTATGTCATTAACTTGAGCCTGTTTACATCTGTGCATTTCCTCCTCCTTCATTTAAGTCTGAGTAACTCTGTAAttctctgtgttttgtcctAAATACTTTCCTGTAAAAAATGACTTTCTTAGTTAATGTAGAAGTCCAGCATTCAAATATGTTTACATTTCTATTTGGCAAACGAAGAAAGAGTTCGAATCAGCACAGTCaagaagaaaagtatttcctgtaGCAGTGACTGGCACTGTTTTTGGGCTGTCGCAGGGATGGCTGCAGCTCATTTCAGATGCATTTGGGTTATTTCCTCTCATGATTAAAAGTACACTCTGTTTTCAGAAACACAACATAGTGTAAATATTAACCCTCCAGATTAAACTGTCACTCagtaacttctttttttaacttccaGAGCAAGCAAagctttttaaaaccttattttGGGCAAAGTCAGcaattttttaaaacacttgatGTCAGGTTTATACATGTGGTTTTTATGTCTCGGGGATAATTTCCTGTAGATAATAACTACCAAAAACAGCGTTTCATGAAAGCTGCAGACATGGTGCCACAGACGAGTCCATCCTGTGGAGATGACGGCTTAGTTTCACTTTGTCCTGTTCAAAAGATCGTGACTTCCACCACCTTCAACACTCCCTCACATCCAGACTTTAAAGGATCCATTAAGATCTGTTTTTATCTTCCTTTTTCCAACATGAACTcgtttcatgtatttatttattgtctctGTCATCATAAAGTCATGCTGGAAGTGGTGAATCGTCAGCGTCTGCTAGTTGCGCTGTGCCCTTTGCttccataataataataaaaaacagctgaCTGTCAGTCACCTTGTTTTAATCAGTCAGAAGCCACGAGTGCAGCTCATGAACTCTGTCATGAACGCAGGCAAAGATAAGCTAGAACTCAGAGCTCAGGGGACGTGTATTGCAGTGACTTGTAGACAAACATTTATGATAAGGTGGGGACGGGTGGAGTGTGACTTTTCACTTCAGGATACTGAAACGAGGCAGAAGGAGACTCCTCTGTGCACAGCCTGTAAATAATCGACTCAGCACAGCACAAACACTACTGGTCAGAAATTTAATCAATTACATGACATCATCATTCCAGAGTTAAAGCGGAAATAATTTAGAGGGTGAAGCTGCACATTTTCTCCTCCTGCGCTGTTTCACTAATGTTCTTTGCTGTTGATGTTTCCTGTTTGACAAAAACAGCCTCATAAACAACTGCACGATCCCCCAGAATCAGATCATCAGATTGTTgctgtactttcttttttttcagctggTCACCATAATGCTGTGAACAGGATGCGgccagaataaataaataaactaaacctaTGCACAGAAGAACATCTGGAAGCCCCTGAACATGAACATCTGTTTCTTCCCCCTGAGTTTTAAAATAGGAGCAAAACAGAAACAGTAGTGATGGTGGTGAAGTGGCTGTGCTCATGAGGGGAAGAGAGATGTGCCGCCACCTGTTGGTTGTAGTTTGTCACTGAAGCTTTAATTAAACATTAGATTTTATTCTCATGAATTAATTAACTTTGAAACATATTCTTTAAAAATGGTTTTCACATGtcagaaataaatattaaaaacactcTTGGGGCTTTATTATGTACACTGTTACACCTGACCTCATAAAATTCAGCAGACAGACTTTGCAGCTGTGTCAAACATCATATTTAATCGTGGTGTGTGTTTAGCACTACAAGGCCACCGTACATCGATCTAAAGTGGATATTCTCCTTTTAAAACTTCCACAGTAAATCCTTTCTGCACCTTTGATGGTGAGTTGGAGTTTTAGAGGAGCAGActgaacttcttttttttttttttttttttttttttgtctgtcccatttggttctttagccgtcagaattgttgtctgaagaccaacaaggataccaaatggatttattttgccaaatggatcatcatggcattgccgtattggtccatttgatcaacctttgttgttattatttattttattttcagttgttacagatgggacagacatgactgggggataggaaagggagaaagaaagagaggaaggaaaagaaaaacagaagggaaaagggacagtgagaaagggcacttacaaagacaaagagaaaaaaaaatctcctggatcacctgttgagagaaaaagaagagaaaacaagcaaaaaaaagaacaaaacaaagcaacatactaaacacaacaccatcacgttaatctagctaagtgtgaacagcagtaaatactaaatattgaaagttgttgtgcagcacgcaggacagacagcgcacaatgtgctttgaagtagcagctaagaaaggtgtagtttatgtctacgaacagtgaacacccgtgtgcacacctgtgtggatcaacgcgcttgtatacaaaaggtttccccatgtaacggtctgctagagggtgtggagggccatagccccgtcctccagggcatgaagcaggcatggaggagatccaggctccagacatccagaggccccagagtgcgagagcccaaggagtaccaccggaggggcatccgtgccaccttcctaggaagggctgaggagatccccagacgagggggtcacccagtagccacggagcagaagccagagggggctgcaccggcgtgcccgccggctctgccggcagccagctgtgccagagtgaaccgagttgcaggccccgaggccggaggcccgagggccccctttgccccggaagaggcctgactgagcgacaggcaccaggccccgccaagtagccaccgggagtgagctggtgcatacctgagcgcccagccccggacaccaagaaccaccagaCTGAACTTTAAAAGCCAAACAGCTTTGAATCTTTAAGTCTAAGTTCTGGTTAAAGAAGGTTTATTGTTAGAGTTAGTCAAAACCTGGCAAATAACTGAGAGGAAGTTTCATTTATAAGCCTTTCTTGGCCGAGTTCAAGTAAACATACATAAGATTGACACACATCTCTGCAGATGACCACACATATTCAgactgacacacactcacatccgATACACAATTGTAACTGTCTCCCTGGTGTGCAATATTACCAAGTGTAACTTTTCCTACTATAACAGAGGATTTTATTCTATTGTGCAcagtttttaattctttttttatagTATTATATTTCTGTCGTACAGTATGTTATTATATTCATCttattgtatttattgtgtTGTTCTCAACTTTTACTGCTCTTAAACTTGTACCTTGTACCAAAAAAAATCGCATGTGTGGGGCTAATTAAggcttatcttatcttatcttttcttATCTTAGCAAATGGTTTTTGAATTGTTCTTGTTTTAGTTTATTAGCTGGAAACAACCTAACAGGCTCCCAACATCCTAAACTCAGAGAACCAGTAAAAAATGGACAAAGGTGCACAACCCTCTGGCTCATGTGTCATTTCAGACCTGCTGTTGACTTCTTCACAATAGCAGGCATGGTAGTTATGCTCAGTACTGCTAGCAGTCCAACAGTGAGTGGAGCTGATAATAATGTCTTGATACATTCTCAACCATCCatgaaagtaaatctccaaaaattgattctgttcatctggacgtagcgcttTGTGGGAGAAATGCTACTTCCAgttgaacagaatcaactttggaGAGCTAATAATAAGGGTTAAATATGACTCTTCTCACTAAATGCAAAGCAACTTGTTTCTGTATAATTCCATGTTAATACCTGTTAAAGGAAGAAGAGCCCGGTGTGTCCAGATCTGCTGACGGTGACGTACTGAGGGCCAGAAATAGGATATTATTCAATAAAGAAACTGCAAAATGTAAAATCCAAAAAACTGttaaatatctatctatctatctatctatctatctatctatctatctatctatctatctatctatctatctatctatctatctatctatctatttattttattttatctttttttgggggggggtgatGTTTGCTGAATGGAAATATAACAATTAACTTCAAATTTCACCAGAAGGGAAGTCATTTCTAAGTTGctgtggtgaaaaaaaagaactgaggTCTGATATTGTACTTTTTACTTCTCATCTTGAAAATAACAAAAGGGATAAAAACACATTGTAACCATGACAACTAACAACCACACAAGGTCGAATAACTGCCTGCTTTGGAGAGTAACCCTGTCCCCTGGTGGATAATGACAGTATTGCATCACACACCTACCACTCATTATTATACACATcaacagagatgggcagtaacgcgtaatttcaaatttcttccagtcagagaatgttgcatataattaaatttttgcttgatgcataaagttaaaagattaaaactaataaaacaagttttaaaaagagacttttccatttgattacatttttgtatgatggattatgcaggaaaagtagaattgggcatAAAAATCTATcactttatcacctattcaggttgtaaatcatgttttaaaaagtaaccaggtaattaattacttttgaaaataagaaatcagtaaagtaacgggattactttttgggggaagtaatcagtaattggttactgattactttattcaagtaacttgaccaacacatCAATAGTGCCAACACATaattttcattttaagcagctgcACACATGAGTCTTAGTTCCTGTGCAGTGTGTGCTGAGGTCGTAAACATCTGTGACATCATTCAGTGTTAGAGAGTCTGGAGACGTCGCTGGTTCAATAAGTTCAGACCAGCAGAGGTGAGAGTCACGACTGAAGTGCTCAGGAGCAAGTTTCTATAAAGATGGACCAGCAGCTCAGTGCTGTGATCAAACTGAGCTCTGATGCTGCCCTCTACTGGCAATGAGGTGAACTCCACCTCTCAGCAGAAACACACTTTTCCTGATGGGAACGCAGAACCAGTTTAGATTAGTCACCAGCACTGGATCCATGGAGAAAGAGGATTAGTCCCAAATCTACAGGATGTTAACTCAGAAgaatttcactttaaattatAACTCGATATGAAGTGTATTTAAAGGCCTTTGTAGAGCCACGTGAACCATTTGTCCCTTTATATTCTCCTCCTAGTGTCAAAGATCTGTTACTTTAAACACCAAAGTGTTTCTCGCCATGTTGTTGGTTACCTCATACTGATTTACTTTGACTGTAATCCTCTGAATACTCCACCTTTCACCGCACTCAGTGGCAGGAGGTGGAGGTCATGTAGAGATGGTGtaacagctgacctgagagCCAATTAGAGCGCAACATGaacatgatgtgaatctctcGTTCCAACACATTTGTTTGAGATGTGGAGACTGTTGAGGCGAcctgagtacagtgaactcatcgtCATGGTCAAGAAACCAGCTGGAGATGCATGAAGGATGTTTTTGTAACATTAGAGGAAAGAAAACATCCAAATCAGTGTGATGTGTGAAACATGTGAATGAGGTTTTCTGTGTGTCCATGTCTGCGCATCAGAGCATGATTTAACTCACATCAGTTAAATCCtttgttctttctctctgtAGCCATAAACGGCCAGCGtaacaaattaaaacataaatgtgttttacaacATTTATAGCAGCTGTTGTGTTTATAAACTGTGACAGTTTATGGGAtttatatttagtatttatatttatttaatatttattgataaaataatatttttggaaAATTGTCTGAAatctgcaagaaaaaaaaacatggattaCTTTAAATCCAGCTTCAGATTTATTTACAGCAACAATCAACTGGAACTTTATTTACAGTAGAAagatttaaagaaacatttaaaacaataagaaataaaaataaaatataaataaaaataataaaaataataaaaataaaaataagaaacattTAAAGCACAAACTCTTTGTTTGTGAAAAGTTCCTTTACAGATAAATACAAAGACTTGTAGTTCAGCATGATTGTTGGTCAGACGTTGAGGAGTTAAAGACAAAACTTCTAATTTGGATCATTTTTatacaactttaaaaataatcattaattattggaaatgtaaaaataaaatgggaaaaTGTTTGCTGGACAGCCTTTTGTATTCCTAGGTAAACGCAGGAAGCCGCGTCATTGGTCCGCTGCGTTTGAGGATCCCGCAGCAGCCAATGGTGTGTGTGGACTGGCACACTCCGATCTGAATGCAGTTGGGCGGGCATAGGTCCCTGGCCAGCCAATCACCTGTGAGTCCTGGGACACATGAATTTCCCTACAGGAAGGCGGGCTGTAGATCAGGTGGCCGCtaaccagaaggtcggtggttcgatcccaggctgctccagtctgcatgccaaatatccttgggcgagatactaaccccatgttgctctccgatgcatccatcagagtgtgaatgtgtatgaatgttagattgAGCACTTAAGAGATTGGaagaagtgcttgtgtgaatgaatttgttgtataaagcgctttgagtgctcagacagagaagaaaagcgaggtcatgaaaattaatttCAGGATATCCTCAACTGTCCTCTGGGAGACTCAGATCAgctggaaaaactgaaacatttcaaacaggCTGAAGTTTAACTGCAGGCTGGTATTTGTTTGGTTTAACTTTTCTGTAGATcagaaaaccaacaacaacaacaacagcagcagcaacaatagCCCCAACAGCACAGACAACTTTCAGTCCAACAGATccatcctccttccctccatccttcttccctccatcctctgtgtctcctcctgtctgacctgcaggtgagaaacaggtgtgaggtgtcagctgtcaggtaggtgatgagtgaagaacagaacagaatccatttcctcttcaaactgctgtcagacattatctactgcactctgatcacatcactcagaccagctgctttctacaaagtctcatcaacaacatctttagaaacaaacatcaacaaccaggaagcagcttcacctctgatcacacacacactcaactctactcactcacctggaggatcaacaacaGTGAGTGTGAAGTTGCAGAAAGATTCCCACAAGCTTGTTTCTTTAATGGAGACACaacactcgtatgttccagtgtcattgatcgtcacattcttcagaattaaagacacgtctccatccttcatctgtctgtcctgcagatccacccggttcttaaaagatggatgctggtcatTGGTATCGATGTGATTTTGCCGatacaaaaacatatatatatctcCCAGGTCAGATCTTTTACACTCTGCAGCTGtgattgtgttgttgtttggagctcgacacgTCACATTGATGTTCTGTCCAGACACAGCTGGGATTTCTTTCTGGACTGAAAGAAGAAACAGCACAGatcagagaggttaaaggttaaAATGCAACTAGTCTCTTGTACAGCAGCCAAGCAGAGTGAAGATCAGTGAGAGATCCctggtttttattttatcatgTTTGAATCAATCAAACACGATCATCAGACCTGTTAGGACAGGTTGtgtcattaaataaaataaaaatgtgtttttcacagATTAGAGGAAAAGAAGCAGACATTAGTTTTTTTTGCAAACATAACTTTGAACAGTATTAATTCTCTTCTAAGTAtgtttgaaatttttttttaaaaaaatgcattttaaaaaaagtgatttttattatgttaatttttttttaaatagttcaaTGTGCAGGAGAGGCTGCACGAGGTTAACTTTACTTTATGTTCAATGCCATAGtacgtgtttaaaaaaaactaataacaaACATCGACAGGACAAACATACTAAGAAGCTGCGACACCTCAATGTACAAAAATAGGAAAATACTTCCTAAACAATTCCCAAATCTGCCACAAGATGGCAATTCAGGACAAGTAATAAAAGCGTTCCTGCTCAGCCATACCTCCACCGTGAATATGGTTCATTAACCACATCACACAGTAATGTTCAAAGTACTAGAcgtaattactaattactaattataATTAGAAGCCTTTATAAAACTCTGTAACGACACTGTAGAGCAGCTACACCTTCAGATGCAAAgacaaaaatggacaaaaatGAAGTCTATAAGCAGCAACCAGCAAACTCAGTGATGTCGCATTCTGCATTCACGACACAAGCAACGTGGCGAGCACATAAAAGGTGTGAGCGCGTTATTTGTTTGCTCCACTCCGGGCCCTGCAGTGGGGTCTGCTGTCAGATGGCTACGACCGTCTGTGGGCAACTCTCGCTCTGCTGTTGTTGGCCCGCGAGCCAGCTGTGACGGAGGGTGAAGTTATAACTTATAAAGAGTTAACGAGCAGTTAACGAGGCTCTGATTCTGATCAGTGCTCCAGTTGTGCCTCCTCAAGTTTTAGTACTTCTTTATTGGCTTGGTTGTTCTCCTGAGATAACGCGGTCGAGTGGGCCGTGATTTGTGCGTCGCGATGAAGCCAGACGACCTGTTACCCGCGGCGAACATTAAGCCTCGCGGTAGCGCTTCTTCTTCGCTGATCGCGGAAACGCGACATCGTGTCGAAAAGTCAGTTTCAAGCTTTTTATTCTTAACTTTCTCCCGTACCAGAGCACTGCACATGCTAATAGCATTTTATTAATCCCAACTTCGGCTTTGCCTGATTAAAATCCCTTGTCATGTGAAAGTAATCCGGGACAGTCCACTCTTGTTTGCACCGACAGGCTAACTGTAGCGTGACGTGTCGCTTTGCTGTCGCTAGCTCGGTGGGTAGCTGTGTTTTGATTGAAgtgaatgttttctgttttctgaggTTTCAGCCGAAAAACGTCGTCCATCATATTTCGTTGGCTCTAACAGTGATCACTTCAACTACACACAAATACTAAGACTAAGCAAACCACACAGAAAACTGACACCGCATAGAGCCGCTTCTACTTCgcaactagcgagctaacttgcGCTCGAAGCCCGGTAACCGGCGAGCTTCGCTAATCACGCTTACGTCCCGGTTGCGTGTATTTAATATGCCAATAACGGCAAATGAATTCATCAGCAATCTATGAGTTACAAACTCACCTGTTGATGCAAACGCGAAATAACGGAGGAAAAGAATCCCGAAGAGCGACTTACGAACACTGGTACCCATCTTGTCTGGTGTCCCCGCTGTGACGACGTTCGCTCGGGACGGTGAGGGCGCCAAATACGCCAAATACGGTCATGCCCTAAACGGGTTTCCGGTATTTGTATAAAAGTGATTGGCCAACACTGCtgtaaatgacttgttggtGTATAATATGTGAAATGTGTCAAATAACACAGTCTTTAAGATACTTTGCTTAACAGCttatttctatattttatatataaccaTAAATCATGTTCACTGAAGTCTACATACCAATATAAGTAAAGAcattacacataaaaataaaataaaataaaaataaatagaaacattGGAAATGTGGGGATGGGTTAATTGAAAAATCTAaactgcccataggtgtgaatgcgggagtgaatgtgaatggttgtgcgtccctgtgtgttagccctgcgacagacagactggcgacctgtccagggtgcaccccgcctctcgccctatgacagctaagataggctccagctggatggatggatggaaatgaCTTCTTGGCAGATgatcagtttagaaaaaaactcCAGTAATCCGCTCTGTGTGTTTATTGGTGTATGTTGTATGTTTGTTATATTTATTGATAACTGTtcatttggggggttttttgtttgtttttgcaccgACACTcaataataaaatcaaaactgtaaaatctAGAGTCCAGATGAGAGTTACAGCTGACACAAGTGGCATTATaactttcatttattattttgtatagTTTACATGTTGTGTATATTTAAAGTacctaaatacatttttaagagGGCCACATGGTGACACTGAGCGTTTGAATCCACCACCTGGTCGGGGTCTCTGtgcatgttctccttgtgtttgtgtgagtactccagcttccttccacagtccaCAGACATGCAGTCAGTGGGGTTAGATTCACTGGTGATTCTGAATCGCCCagaggtgtgaatgtgaatggtcatcagtacctggtaccaggtattTCTTTAGTACCTGCTCGGCCGGGTTTCCAAGATCTGAGCAGGTAGTAAACTGTGATGTCACCGATTGGCTGTCGGTGTGGTGATTTTTTGTGGtgaaaagcaagaaaaatgaTTTCCCACAAACCAAGTATGGATTGATTCCAGCTCACATTATTCTGTTTCAGTTCTGTTTTACTCATCAAGCAGCAGGAAACAACATTCATGTCAAGAAACTTTACTTACACCATCAACAGACTGTACAGGTCAGAAAGGGTCTTATAAAGTGACTCAGAACAAACAACTACAtgaagtaaaatgtatttaatttaaagttcAGAGAAAAATGAATCACTGATCATGAGTGTGATGTTTGCCTGTAAGCGTTCACAGTCTGTCTCACTGTGAgatacaaataacatgatttaatATCTCAATATTCACACATTTCATGTGGAGCAGCAGATACTATAATATACAGTATTATATCTACTGGTGGATTTGTCACACAAATTAATACAATATGACTTTTTATTGTAATAAACACGTTTTTTTCCATGTAAAGGAAAATAAGAAGCACCTATGAACTGTCTTAGTGTACAATGTTGTTGGATTGTCTTCAA
Proteins encoded:
- the LOC134617615 gene encoding programmed cell death 1 ligand 1-like, with amino-acid sequence MGTSVRKSLFGILFLRYFAFASTVQKEIPAVSGQNINVTCRAPNNNTITAAECKRSDLGDIYMFLYRQNHIDTNDQHPSFKNRVDLQDRQMKDGDVSLILKNVTINDTGTYECCVSIKETSLWESFCNFTLTVVDPPGQTGGDTEDGGKKDGGKEDGSVGLKVVCAVGAIVAAAVVVVVGFLIYRKVKPNKYQPAVKLQPV